A stretch of Melopsittacus undulatus isolate bMelUnd1 chromosome 26, bMelUnd1.mat.Z, whole genome shotgun sequence DNA encodes these proteins:
- the LOC117437701 gene encoding sushi, nidogen and EGF-like domain-containing protein 1 encodes MWTALAASWLPSSSTVLGSRMGTSWLIPMDTVVVMEPLRVVMVAMVGEDEEASLLYPYGLEHQDHKNPKLDDGTSKEVTLNVPFTFYGREHKTLYVNNNGVISFDTRINQYTPDPFPLADGRPFVAPYWADVDNVLGGDVFYRQTMDPTLLTHITTDINRYFPTTPYTAIWALVATWDRVAYYGSTSNKGNTFQAVLTTDTKRSFIILNYWDIQWTTGAASDGDPETGLGGTPAHAGFNSGDDTNFYNIPGSQTGAIINITMTSNVNVPGRWVFQVDDFKVLGVPTEDPKGSGNNGCWL; translated from the exons ATGTGGACGGCCTTGGCCGCGAGCTGGTTGCCCAGTAGCTCCACGGTACTGGGGAGCCGGATGGGGACCAGTTGGTTGATCCCAATGGATACGGTGGTGGTGATGGAGCCGTTGAGGGTGGTGATGGTGGCGATGGtgggtgaggatgaggagg CATCATTGCTCTATCCCTATGGCCTGGAGCACCAGGACCACAAGAACCCCAAACTGGATGATGGGACATCAAAGGAGGTCACCCTCAATGTGCCATTCACCTTCTATGGCCGAGAGCACAAAACCCTCTAT GTCAACAACAATGGGGTGATCTCCTTTGACACCCGCATCAACCAGTACACCCCAGACCCGTTCCCATTGGCCGACGGACGCCCCTTTGTGGCCCCATATTGGGCTGATGTGGACAATGTGCTTGGGGGAGATGTGTTCTACCGACAGACCATGGACCCCACACTCCTGACCCACATCACCACCGACATCAACCGGTACTTCCCCACCACCCCATACACGGCCATATGGGCACTGGTGGCTACTTGGGACCGGGTGGCCTATTATGGCTCCACCAGCAACAAG GGCAACACCTTCCAAGCCGTCCTCACCACCGACACCAAGAGGTCCTTCATCATCCTCAACTATTGGGATATCCAATGGACTACGGGGGCAGCAAGTGATGGGGACCCCGAAACGGGGCTTGGTGGGACTCCAGCACAT GCCGGTTTCAACAGTGGAGATGACACCAACTTCTACAACATCCCTGGGTCCCAAACTGGAGCCATCATCAACATCACCATGACCTCCAATGTCAATGTACCAGGTCGATGGGTATTCCAAGTGGATGACTTCAAGGTGTTGGGGGTCCCCACTGAGGACCCCAAAGGCTCTGGGAACAATGGGTGTTGGTTGTaa